The genomic interval aaataagtAGATAGATGAATAGATATGTGAAAAAGTAAATGTAGTAACAAAATAGAGAATCTAGGGGTATGCTCAGAGCAAGGGGCCTAAAGAATGGCTCCTCTGTTTATAACATACCCAAAAGGAAACTGGGATCATTGTGATGAGAGGCACAGAATTTGTGGCctctctatgaacaaattccctacatgtgaagaagaaaaaaacaataaaacgtATGTGGTGGGTGTATGGGTGATTACTGTACTTTTAACTgtactgtatgttttaaaaattgtctagtatattcttcttaataaagcatcataagaatggagaagaatccaatgtactcaatcctaatatgaaaccagtagacgatctaatacataccctcataaaagaaaaactccaatCAATTGGGGGGGGCAGTGAAACGAGGGATAGGGGAGGAGTGGGGGATtggggggttatggtgtatggcacaccatatgcaatcagtgtaagctaattctttgcacccacaatgaacctgaaacaataaaaaaaaattgcctaataaaatactagaaaactgaTGCCAGAAGGCAGTTTTCTTGACATGGCAGAGAAGAATGCGCTTGACATTCAAAGCACTATGGCAACAAGACAGAGAAATACCTACTAAGATTTTATATCCTCCAATGTTAACTGTAAGTCCCCTGAACTCCTTACCTATATCACAAAAACCTGCCAGTGCAGAATACATTCCCTTGGGAAAGGAGCTCTGACGGGCAAGAAGGCATCGGGTCCCATCTGACACCAGAGTGATCACCACAGGAGACATCTAGGAAAGGAGGATGGAAACTGAGATGCTGGCACTTTGGAGCCTGCTAATGGAATGAAGGAATGGATGATTAAAGAAAGTCTTTTAATTGTACGGGCTCCTTTCCCCAGGACAGAATCATTAGTGCTCTGTCTTCTCAGATTACTGTGCTCTTAAAGCAATGAGTACCTGTGGGTAATAGATGATATTACTGGAAGGGCACACACGCTTGCTGCCAGCCACGTTCTTCTTGGTGGGCTGCCCACTTCTGCTGCAGAACTGATGAGCATGGTGCCAACGGAGAAGAGCCTGAGCCTAGGAACACAAAGATGGGCCTCATTTCACTTGGAAGAATGTGGGGCTCACCTTTCACAGCACTGGGCCTAGTATGcagacatcctcaaactttttaaacagggggccagttcactgtccctcagaccgttggagggctggactataatttaaaaaaaaaactatgaacaaattcctatgcatactgtacatatcttattttgaagtaaaaaaacaaaacgggaacaaatataatcacaccgcctcatgtggcccatgggccatagtttgaggacccctgatctagagcaACTCATCGGGAAATGCAAATCCCTTTCCAGCTCATCTACTTTAAATGGTTATTAACTTTAAGCTTTAAGATAAGGAAACTACCTGAGCATACTCCTCTAGCATCAGGAATCTGAATAAAAGCATACTATcaagtatttaaaatacataaaataggtcggcacctgtagctcaaatggctaaggtgccagccacatataccagagctggtgggttcgaatccagcccgggcctgcaaaacaacaattactacaaccaaaaaaaaaaaattgccagctgttgtggcaggcacctgtagtcccagctacttgggaggctgaggcaagagaatcgcttaagcccacaaattggaggttaccgtgagctgtgatgtcacagcactctacccagggcaacagcttgagactctgtctcaaaaaataaaaataaaagaaaatacataaaatatataaacacctAGCGGCGCCTGATATATATAGACACCTTTGTACTCACTACCTAgcttaaaaggaaaacatttccaaTATAGTTGAACACCCCCACATGCACTCCTCCCCAGTAaagttgaaacattttttttgcaacaaaaaaatgttcagtgatttctttctttcttgttttttggttgtggacTCTTCTAATATCATAAaaggtttctttttaaattaagcgGACAATCAAAACACTGTAGAGGACAACAAGTCATTAAAGCAAtgtcaaattatttctttctttttttttttttttttgtagaaacagagtctcactttatggccctcggtagaatgctggggcatcacacagctcacagcaacctccaactcctgggcttaagcaattctcttgcctcagcctcctgagtagctaggactacaggcacccgccacaaggcccagccattttttggttgcagttcagccggggccgggtttgaacccgccacattcggtatatggggccagcgccccaccgactgagccacaggcgccacccgtcaaaTTATTTCTTGTAGGAAAAACATGATGCTGTGTATGTCATGCACAGggtcattaaaaatgtttaagagggcggcgcctgtggctcagtcggtagggcgccggccccatataccgagggtggcgggttcaaacccgaccccggctgaactgcaaccaaaaaacagccgggcgttgtggcgggcgcctgtagtcccagctactcgggaggctgaggcaagagaatcgcttaggcccaggagttggaggttgctgtgagctgtgtgatgccatggcactctaccaaggcatcacacagctgataaagtgagactctgtctctacaaaaaaaaaaaaaaaaaaaaaaaaaatgtttaagagggggctgggcacagtagctcatgcttgtaatccgagcactctgggaggccgaggcaggtggattgcctgagtttataaattcaagaccagcctcagccagaccaagactccatctctaaaaatagccaggcagggctcagcgcctgcagctcagcagctagagcaccagccacatataccagagctggcgggttcgaacccaacccagggctgccaaacaacaatgacaactacagccaaaaaatagctaggcattgtggcaggcacctatagtctcagctactaaggaggcagaggcaagaggatctcctaagcccaaaagtttgaggttgctgtgagctgtgacactacagcactctaccaaagttgacatagtgagactctgtctcaaaaaaaataaaaataaaaatagccaggcattgtgcgggtgcttatagttccagctactagggaggctgaggcaagaggatctcttgagcctaagagtttgaggttgctataagctatgaaaccacagtgctctaccgagggtgtaagactttgtctcaaaaaaaaaaaaaaaaaaaaatgtttatggggCTGATAGATCCTATTGCCATAGATCTGCATGTCCTTAGGAGAAAATGGTCTTGACAGTGATTCTgccaaaaatgagaaaagaaagaagaataagcAATCTTTGTGCACCACATGGTCCTGCCAAGGTTTGTAAGAAGGACTGTGAtatgtaaaagaagaaatcaaatgtCACTCTAGCCTTGTGTATGTACACAAGGATTTGCCCATATATACTGCTTTACTAAAATTCTCACAGGGCTGAGAAATAAAATCTACCGTGAAAAGCAAGGAGGCATCCTTCCCATTCAGGTGAAAAAGAGCCTTTCTCAGCTCCATGAAAGACCCCTTGAGCTCTGCCTCCACTTTAGGTTTCTGTAAGGAAgctagaaaattagaaaagagaatggaattaaataaatgttaaagtgTGCCTCAGGACCCTCCCCAGTCTATTGTGTTAAAACAGCATTTCCCAAACTTGCCTAGTAAGATTCAACTggggaaagtaaaaaataatcatgtTCTCAGGGGGGCACAATGGCATGTAcctattgtcctagctactcaggaggctgaggtgggaggattgtttgataAGGCAATAGTGTGCTGTGATCAGGTCTGTGAATGGCCACCACACTCCAATCTGGGCATCATAGTGATATTCCATCtctaacaataacaacaacaaataataaaagaaatgaagaagctcggcacctgtggctcaagcagctaaggcaccagccacatacacctgagctggcaggtttgaatccagcccaggcccgccaaacaacaacgaaggctgcaaccaaaaaatagccaggcattgtggtgagtgcctgtagtcccaactacttgggaggccgaggcaggagaatcgcttgaacccaggagttggaggttgctgtgagctgtgatgccattgtactctacccagggtgacagcttgaggctctgtctcaaaaaaaaaaaaaggaaaagagggcggcacctgtggctcagtcagtaaggcgccggccccatataccgagggtggcgggttcaaacccagccccggccaaactgcaaccaaaaaatagccaggcgttgtggcaggcgcctgtagtcccagctacttgggaggctgaggcaagagaatcacttaagcccaggagttggaggttgctgtgagctgtgaaaaagggccataaagtgaaactctgtctctacaaaaaaaaaaaaaaaggaaaagaaaagaaatgaagaaatccAGGTTTTTAAATCCCTACCTAGAGATTCTAAAGCAGCAGGTacgaactgaggctcagaaatctttctttttttaacaagcACCAAGTGATACTTATATTCAGGCCAGTTTGGGAAACATTAGCACACAATATGTTATTTCCCAAGATCCTCTTCAGGGCAATAAGAACATTTGCAATTAGTCACACTGTCCCTGGAAGATGTGAAATAGAACCTCAAAGCTCCTATCTGAACCACATTCCAGCATCATTAAATTTACACCTAGACCCTTAAAGAACAAGAAGCcaagggccgggtgtggtggctcacacctgtaatccttgcatcccgggaggctgaggcagatggttgagctcacaagttagagaccaacctgagcaagagtgaaaccttgtctctaaaaactagctgagttttgtgttgagcacctgtagtctcagctacttgggaggctgaggcaagaagattgcttaagcccaagagtttgaggttgctgtgagttatgatgccacaacactctaccatgGTCAGGAAAGTGAGacactctctaaaaa from Nycticebus coucang isolate mNycCou1 chromosome 3, mNycCou1.pri, whole genome shotgun sequence carries:
- the NUDT13 gene encoding NAD(P)H pyrophosphatase NUDT13, mitochondrial isoform X4, with amino-acid sequence MVECCGIITHSNLKLLGLSNLLASASQVAETTASLQKPKVEAELKGSFMELRKALFHLNGKDASLLFTAQALLRWHHAHQFCSRSGQPTKKNVAGSKRVCPSSNIIYYPQMSPVVITLVSDGTRCLLARQSSFPKGMYSALAGFCDIGESLEETVRREVAEEVGLEVESLQYSASQHWPFPTSSLMIACHATVKPGQTEIQVNLRELEAAAWFSHDEVATALSRNGPYIQQQNETFPPFWLPPKLAITHQLIKEWVEKQNCSLPAYSDQVI